DNA from Stegostoma tigrinum isolate sSteTig4 chromosome 8, sSteTig4.hap1, whole genome shotgun sequence:
AAAGAAAATCCGTTGCACAATAAATCAGTAAAACctgtgccttcttgaacctggGGACTGTTGCATTTAAGAAGTCTGATTTCTATTTCAAATTCACAGATAAAGAAGTATGTCCTCCTGGTCAGCAAAACAATAAATGATTAACTTTGAAATTTGCTGAGCATCCATCTGCTCAAGAAAATCCTGACAGATGAATTCCAACTATCTGGAACCATCCCAACTTCCCTCCGGGAGTGAAAACACTGTCTTCAGCAAATGACTGTTCCCCTGTGACAAGCCAAATAGAACTATGAATTCTAAAgagtcactcgacctgaaatgttgagtctgatttctctccatggatgatgccagatctgctgagcttttctagcaatttctgttttgtttctgaactACGAACTCTCTTGCTTCATCTGCAACCCGTGAAAGTGCTGTATTCTCTTCAAACTGTACCTGCACATGTGGACATAAGGTAATGTTTAAAATTTATGGGGTGAATGCATTTACCAATAACCCTCTGTATTTAGCTCCATAAAAGTTTGCTGCTGTCATTTACATTGACTCAGACATACAGcgtccattaaaaaaaattacaaacattaAGCGGTCGCAATGGTTTCATTATTCTCCAGATTCTGTCTGTAACAATAGCCATTCTAGCGTATCTGAGCTGCAGCTGCTTCTCCTGTTGCAACACCATTACTTTGGGAGAACCCAAAGATTAACGCTTAGCCTGTTCCTCAAAGTACAGGCTGACTTCAGAGATAACATCTGGAGATTTAAGGACAACGTCCACTTGTATGGTGACCTATAAACTGCCCATTTAACAACATCGCACCATGCAACGAATGACATTCATTGAGCACAACTAAGTCaaagatctgagataatgggaactgcagatgctggagaattccaagataataaaatgtgaggctggatgaacacagcaggacaagcagcatctcaggagcacaaaagctgacgtttcatctgatgaagggtctaggcccgaaacgtcagcttttgtgctcctgagatgctgcttggcctgctgtgttcagccagcctcacattttattgagtCAAAGGTCTGCACACATGATGCTCCTTTTCCACTGCCTCCAGCCTTTCATCTTGGACTCTGAGCACAGACGTTGTGTATATGGCACTCTATGGATCATTAAGAACTTGGGCCACACTAGGATTCTGTGCACTCAGCTCCAAAAGAAAACCAAGCACCCCAATAACCGAGCAGAAGGTCATTAGCGGTGTTTTGATTGTTAAGCCCTACGCTGCCAGCAAGGGAAGACCAAAACTTGAAGAGGCGGGGCGGAGCACGAtcatttgtatttatataactCTCTCCGAGACCCTGAAATATCCGAAGAAAAACcttgcagtgaatgaaatatcTTTTAGGGTAGGCAACGCTGTAATGTCGGGAACGTGGGAGCCAATATCTACACAGCAAAGCTTCCCCTACAAACTTAGTGACCCTTGTAATAACTGGATAAATATCACAGGCAAGATTATAGAAGGCTGACAGAGATGAGGACTATACACCATTATAGTGAAGAGCACATTCACAGCCCTAGTAGGGCTTTGGCTATTGGCATAAATGACAATTAAAAAAATATTGTTTTCACGCTACTAGTCGGGGAAACCACATGAGGGAGCAGCCGAGGCGAGAGCTTCAAGGATTCACCTGAACGTGTGACTCAGACAGAGCCTCCCCTCGCCCCTCTCCTGCAGAGACCCTCAAACACAAAGCTCCTGCCTCAGAGGCAAGTACGGATCACTTAGTCCCAATTAGGAACCAAACCTTGTACTGAACCTCAACTTTTGTCAACCTGACTCTACATTTTCCAGAAAGGTGACTGGGATGTGTGTCTATGGTCTAGGTGGTGACAGCGGGATGCACATGGGGTTATAGCAAAGAGGATTTTCAGCCTCCGCCCTCATCCTACACTTACAATCAACCCCGGCCGAGCTGCTCAACCGTGAGTTTCTTCAGCCCGTACACCACGCCATAAATATACTTACACTACGTAAAACAGATATACATTATTAGACAGGATGTAAGGTGTATTCATTACAAATAGAGGTACAGAGTGCCCTTATATTGCAGCACTGTTCTGGGATCCTTCTGTGCACCCGGAAGGTTTTAGGtttgtttctctctacacagatgccgccagaccctactgggtttctccagcgcttgctgTGTTTATTTCTTTGGCTTGCTGTGAAATTCCAGTCCACGCGGAGAGAAAGCACTTAGAGGCTTGCCGTTCAGCCCACTTGTTCCaggtttctctttctctctcacacacacaaacagatctACAAGTGCCTGCCGCTTCCCTTCGTTAGGAAAGCCCTGCAGATTGGAAGCTGGGGGTTTCAAGTCGGGTGTAGTAACGCCCCTCCTCGGACAGAGCCTGATATAAACCAGCCCCGGGAACGGAGTGCTAAGAACTGTTGCGTGTATGCTCTGGTAGCCATACATCAGGTCGCAATGCTCGCCCCTTGCCTGCTGACCCTCGCCTCCTTCCTCCTGGAGGCCGAGGGACAAATGTCGTCGAGTTTCTCCCGCAGCCTGAGACGGGATGGTCGCTGCATTTACTCGTTCAGCGTAGCCGGGCCAGCCGAGGACGCTTGCTCAGAGCCCGGGGAGGCTCTGGCGGCGGTGAGGGAGCTgcggagcgagagggagggccaGCAGCGAGAGCTCGCCGAGCTGGCCGACAGGCTGCGCCTGCTGGAGAGCTGGGTGGTCCGCTCCCAGGGCCAGCTCTCCGGGCAGCAGGGGGAGAGCCTGAACATATTGCAGAGGCTGCAGGAGCTGGAGCGGGAGAACAGGCAGCTCCGAGCCGGTCACTGCCCTCGGATCGGCCGGGAATCCCGACAAGGTGGGACTGGGCGATAGGGTTAGACTGCGCTCCAGCTGCCAGCTCGGGGGGCTCGGTCTCGGGAGGGGAATTCCTCCCTGTTGATCCACAGCCTGGGTCCTGAGGACAAAACCTTTCCCAGACCCGAGCCCCGTCTgcggtgggggtgtgggggaaccTTTAAACTGGACACGGGAGGAGGGATCGAAGCAGTTAGCACCTCAGCCCCAGAATGAAAATCTCCCTCTCTGAACTCTAGGATTAACAGCTACCTCCCTGATCCGGGATCAGACCATTTCAGTAATTTAGAATAAGGAGCGGGCGGTGTTCCGGGCTaactctttctttttgttttagcCCGTCACAGCCATGGAAGGTGGCAGACAGGGGAAAATTATTGCCGGAGGATGCAAAGTGAGAAGTGACCGGCGAGCCTACAGCAGGGCGGAAAACCTCGGcatgcgatgctgcttggcctgctgtgttcaaccagttccccacaccttgttatcaagcacttttgttttattttgaaaacaaactCTGCACGGATTAATATCTGAAAATTGACAGCGGACTTCCACTTCCTTTAttaacgccccccccccccccacaaaaaaagGTCTATTTGACTTGCGCGcgtttttaatttcagttttgagCAGGGAGAACGCCGGACCCTGACGAAAACGCGGTGTGTGTATTCTGTTGCAGGCGCCCAAAGTCTTACCGGATCGTCCTCTCGCCAAAGAACGCAGCCTGATGGACGTGGTGAGTCCCATTCcaagaacccccccccccccgtaactATTTTGAAAGGGAAAACAGAATGTAGAGATTGCATGTGATGTTTATATGTGCCACAGCTTCCTTTTCGGCGATTTGCACAGTCCGGACTAATGGTTTCTATTGCCCCCAGCGTCCAGTTGGAGCTTCGAAAATCGTGGGTTTCAAGAACTGAAGTCGGAGATCACCGAGATCCCAGCCTCCAGTTTGATCCAGAGGAGCGATCCGGGCGGCCAGGACACAGCACCAGACAGTTCAGGTACCTTCAGAAAACCCTGGACACAGGCAGGTGACGCCACAGCGGATGGTCTGAAAGGCCTGGGAATGGAAAAGGGgcaaaataaagttaacatttcgagtctactACGACTTCTTCGAActcgagtttctccagcgttttaCTGCGGGTTTTCGTTTTGAGATCTCTAGATGCCCAGCACCTGCGGTTATATTTCTTTTACACTACAGTGGGTGAGATTGCCTGTGCTGTTAGTTTGTTTCCTCTGGAGGCAAGTGTTACTTTGTGAAAATGCACAATTTCAGTCAAGCGACCGGCAGGCGGCGAAAGGGTACCATTGACTTTTTGCAATTTCGATGTTTGCATGTTTTGAATGTAACAATGTAATAACATGTATTAAACACGGACACTACCCTctttcgccccccccccccccgccttcaaCGGACATCGAATCAGGTGAGCGTCAGTTTGATGTTTTAAGGAGTGAGTTGGAgatgcgggggtgggggggggggatactattgctgcagatgctggaaatcacagcgcgTCCGGAAGACCTGGAGAAGTTTATTTTttcatagagaacagcagcctgttctcatcatagaatagaatcccctagagtgtggaaacaggcccttcggcccattagGTCCGCAacaaccttcagagaatcccaccctaacccatacccctgtaacccacctaatctaccacAACCCTGAACACCGGGGcgatttagcatagccaatgcacctagcttgcacatctttggactgtgggaggaaacccacgcagacagggtgGAATTGAGCCGCCGTATCGCCCCATTCAGACTTTTTAGCATATGGGTTTAAATGAAGGAAAAACGCACCAATAGCTTCAAGTTCAGCCGATTTCAAGCGGTGTAGTCTTGCAGCTTTATACGCAGATCAAACGtagcgggaaatgggatgcaaagtGGCACCTTACAATTAAAATCGAAGGTATTAGGAACATGATGTGGGCGAGCTACATTCTCCGAGTAACCAGCAAAAGGGTAACATACCTTTTTTTCATTGTATTAATCTATTGAATACAAGTCGAGTTCTGTCCGACAGTTAATGTCTCGTGTATCATAACAAATACGTACCCCTCACCTAAACTCTCGGAAGGCCAAAAAAACATTTAGGTTGGCCTGAATGTTTAAAATTCCTGATCCCGTAAGGCCGCTGCAATTCCGGCCCCCGGCGAGATCATTTAAACCCCGATTTTATATTGATGTTTATGGCACCCAAGCCACGCTTGGAACAATGCAGAAGTGTTCCAACTTAGAAAATAATGATTCGCTAAGTGACTGAGAACAAATTCAAGAATTTCAATAACTACCCGCCCCTGGAAAAACCAGTTTAAATTCTGAACAATGCCTCCTTTGTCACGCCAGCTTACAAACTAAGAGGAAGGAGTGGGCCATTCCAGGGGGCTTCTGTTAATATCTGACACATACCTCAACCCTAGTTGCACACTTTTGAACTGCATCCAGTGATACCCCAACTCTATAAACATCTGGTGATCTCTTAGAAGATCCACAACTTTGAGAATTACATATTTCCCCCACACCTGATGGCTCAGCTGATGCACCCCTGTTTTGGATTACCCCACCAAGGGTAAGCCTTCTCCAGACTGCAGGTGCCTTACAATTAGATggaatgcactttttaaaatcagaaaacaaatccCATGTTCAATTAACTGACTGTAGAAAAGTCAACGCTGCTTTGTCATTAAAATGCAGAGCCTGAATAGATTTATTTCTTCTTGCCCTAGTAGGTTGTGGAATGCTGGAATGGGTGGGAGATCCAGTTACATTCCAAAAAGCAGACTCCATCCTCGGCAAGTATGGAGTTTGGATGAAAGATCCTGAGCCCGTACCACATCACACCAGGGACACTATCTGGAGAATCAACACTGTTGGCACAGATGTTCGGCTTCTATATGAATACAATGACATGGATCAATTTGTGAAGGGCCACCCCAGCAAAGTATACGTGTTACCAGAGCCAGTGGAAAGCACAGGAAGTGTCATTTACAGAGGCTCCTTGTATTATCAGAAACGCAAATCAAGGACCTTATTGAGatatgaaatgaaaacagagaccATTTTAGTTCAAAAGGACCTAACCAATGCAGGTTATCAAGGGGTGTACCCATACTCCTGGGGTGGCTACACAGACATAGATTTTGCTGTAGATGAGATGGGGCTTTGGGTAATTTATAGTACCCATCAGGCTCAAGGAGCCATTGTAATCTCCAAATTGGATCCAAAAACTCTGCAAAAAGAGCAAACGTGGACAACAACTATACGCAGAAGATCAGTTGCTAATTCTTTCATGATCTGTGGGATTCTCTACACTCTAAACAGTTATTCCAATCGCCATGCCATAATCAATTTTGCCTACAATACTAACACAAACACCAGCAAGGTGATGAATATCCCATTTGAAAACCGTTATCGATATAACTGCATGACTGATTACAATCCAGCAGAAAAGAAAATCCTGGCATGGGACAATTTCAACATGGTCATGTATGACATTAGGCTTTCCAAATTATGAAGACCTCAAGAATATCTTTGGAGAAGGaacttattttaaaaacatatatATAGATAATGGCTAGTTACAGCACAAGCAGCAATTTGCGCATTAATCCAAAGCACGAGACAAGCCTGTGAACCACATACTAAAATGATTTAAACAACAGAAATTTGAACAGCCATGATCCAATGCTAAATGATTAAGATAATTCTTGAAAATCTATAAAGTAATTGTTGGATTATGCACAAATAATATCTGCATTCTTGACTGCAGTTTCACTACAAACCAATCTGACAGCATACAATATAAACTGAGAACAAgatgtttgtttaaaatgcagCTCAATTACATCACTTAAAACTTGAGAGTAGGGAATGAGTCTGAGTCTATCAACACTTGCTTAAAAAAAGAGTCCAACCAAGTagtttggtttttttttagaaaatgggACAGTGCATGAAATTGTAAACTTGGCTTCCCCCAAAAAGTGCCTGtttgaaattaacattttttttataaGCCCTTGTTTTAATCATCTCTGGAGCAAAAATAAACTTGATAATAAACAATATTCAAAAAATCAACTCTAGTATTTTGATAAGATACAAGGGAACCAAGGTAAGTAGGTGTACTGAAACAGCAAATTAAGCTACATTTACATTTCTGTTTCAAGCTGGGTATGTTTCGATTGAGCTAACTGAACTAACTTATTTACGAAATGACAAACATTCCAACAATTTAACAGGGCTGTATCTTTGTACCAAATGCATTGTTAACATCCAAGTACCAGCACTGGACTTTCTATATACCTttagcaaaaataaaaaaaaataaagttggtATAAACCTTTACACGTTCCTTTCTTCAAGTGTAACTAACACCAATCAGCATTGTTTTTCTAAGTCTCAAACTATGAGCATATAGATCAAAATGAATTCATATTCTAACATAAGCCAGCAGAATTTTAAAAGAACTAATTACATTATTCTAAATCCATAAATGAATCTTGATTAGTCTGCACTTAAAGAGTCCGAGTGCCATATTACAGAAAGGATTATGAAGTCACAGAGATGATTACAAGAATGATATCAGAAATGCACAGGCATATATACTGGGAAACAAGAGACAGGTTGGGTCTGTCCTGAAAATGCTGCTGGGTAAGAGGTTTTGATGGAGTGGATACAGCAAGAGAATATCTTATGGGGGAAAAGGACACAGCTAGGAGCCATTAATATTTATATTTGACCAAGAAATACAATAGGCAATTCAGAAGTAACCTCTTCACCCAGGTAACAATGGGCAGGCGTGTGAAACTGGCTGCTGTAGAATGTAGAGGTGGCTAGTACTAATGTATCTTAAGGGGAATCCAGATGAGCATCTGAGAAAGGAATTGATGGGCACAGTGGTGGATTTAGATGAAAAAAAGATGGTGGAGACTTCAGTGAAGCATGAACACCAACACAGGAACAGGTTATTTGGCCCAACTGTCTATGCTATGTAtccttagctcagttggctagatggctggtttgcaatgcagaataatgccaacacaggttcagttcccacactggctAAGAATACCATGATAGTTGTGCCTTCTCAGCTTTGCCCACCCCCCCACTGAAGGAGTGGTGACACTCAAGTCAAAATTCAGCACCAGCTCTCTCTAATGACGCAGTGAGTGGTGACTTTACATTTCCTACGTAATCTCAATACGTGCAATGTGTCACTTTAGCCCTCAGATTCCATATATCTATGCCATTTCATTCACTTCCAGGGAAATAAAAATGGACTGAATGGGGTCATGTAAAAGTGAACAGGGGAGAAATGTAGATGCAAGTTTAAGTCAGTCAGTTCTTCTCCATTCAAAAAGAAGGTTTTGACAATGTGAAATGCATTACACACAGCACTTGGCAGCATTATGAAAACACTAACTGCAAGCACATGACAAGAAATATAAATTGCTATTAAAACATGATACACAAAAATTTCAGAGCATATTTTTATTAGTTATGTAACCAAACCAAATTAATCGTAAATAAGATCATACATATTTAATAGTGCGTTAACCCtgtacaaatgaaaaaaaattaaagaatatTTCTATACCAATATGGCTGTTAACTTCTGTACAATGCCAAATGAATACACAGTACAGGTGGAATACAAATCTCAAAATCAGACATCACAGCTGAGTTTTCAAAGTAAGCAAATAAAACCAACTTGTCAAAACACTTTACTGATGGTAAGCAGCTTTTTCAGCAGTGTAGCTTTCCCAGTGCCACCCCAGCCATGTGACAAAAATATACACATCAATAAATCAATCTTTTAGCTCACGCTTTGTGCCAAGGTTTCAGAATACCAATAACAGCAATCCTCAATTGTTTTGTACCTTCATCAGAATCTTATTTGTATCAAACCTGGGTAAGATTTCTTTAATAAAAACAGCTGTGTTACTAGCACAGTCACTAAGTAATGATTGATCATATGCAGATAGACAAGATATTTTACATTCACGCAGTATAATACAGTACATCCTACAACTATAATACTAGCATATAATCAAAAAAGGCAATTAGACTTGTGATTAAAATGGTTTATGTATAAACACAATTGCAAATTAATAGGTTGAAGAGGGAGCTTAACTCATTCACTTAGTCTTTATTGTAATTAAGCTTGCGAAAAAATTAAATAACATTTTAATGAGAGGATTATTAAATTGCCTTAAAAAGAGTAAAATTAGTCAGCTTCCAGGTTGGCCATTTTTACATAATTTCAGTGATTATCTCAAAGAAAAAAATGCCACACAAGTCGGACATTGCCTTTTCAAATTTTCAAGATTCAAAAGTCAACATTAAATGTTCATCATAGGATTAGTTTACACATCTGGGCTTTTCTGCTGCTCAAAATTATGATCCATCTGATTCTGCATATCGCAAAACAGCTCACCTTTCACTTCACATCTCACTTCTTTGAAAGAAATTCCATGTTTTGAGCTACATCTTTCTGCTCTTATCTCACAGAGAAGAGCTCCCATTGCACCTGAAGGATGCTTAGAACACCTACTCTGATCTATCAGCTATTTAGGATTTTGTTTCTTCTGTTTTAACTGCCTGAGGTTTGATTGGCCCAGTTCGAACGGGTTTTGACAAAGCAGTCTGACTTGAATTGGGTTTTTCTTCCACCTTCTCATCTCTTGTGCTTGAAATGCCTGACCCGCCGCTCTCAGTTGGTTTACCCCCAGTGCTGTCATTTTTGTGACCTTTGCTCACTGGCTGTTTGATTTGCTGCTGTTGGTCAGAGAAGAACTTGTGTGTGGACTGAAGTACCTCAGCACGCTGCTTAGCCTTAGACATAAAAAGGGGAAGCAAATGAGTTTTGATGGTTCTTTCAGACAAACTGCAGGCACACACTAAAGATAAATCCACTCATGTGGCAAACAGCTGGTAATTTGCCCAAAAATTGCCTCTTTCAAGATGCactggaaacaaaatcagaagacaGAATGCGAGTAGACATACAATGGAGCAGGTTTTTGTTACTACTCCCTCTAGTGTGTAGAAAGAACTGCATAAACTTCAGAATGATTAAATCTTTGTACTTGGGTAAAATTGGTCAGCATCCATTCACCAGTCAGGCCATTTTTACCCAGCGATAGCAAGGAAAAGAAAAGCCACACTAATTAGACACTGGTAtactggaattcaaattccacccctCAGAAAAAAACCTGCGTTGATCGAAGTATCTGTAAAACACATTGGAAATGCACAATGTGTCTACACTGTAAAGCTGCTAAAGATGTATGTGCTCATAAATTGCCACGTTCTAATAACTGGTGGCTGATGGGTGTCAGATTTGTACTTAAGAATGAACCATAGGGCAAGCTGAATTTGTAATTATATCCTTATTTACATTTTGTAGGTTGCTCCACAATTATTGTTACATTTGGAAAATTGACATAATGAAACATTTTCCAGATAAAGTATAATTCTCTTTCAATATCCCGAGTATGAAAGGCAATTCACATTCCCTGAAGTCAGATCTTTAAGTATCATAGTGGTTATAAAACACCCTCTAGCGTTGATGAAGTTTCTTTACAATAAAAAAATGCTACTTTTATTAAATGTTTCAGATCAATTGGTTAAACAAAACCACTAATTTTAAAAACTGGCATATATTTCTACACAGAATCTCAACTGTCCACAATTCAAGTTTTGGTTAAGACCACAGCTTCATTTGGTGTCAAGGTTTCTATTAGGTataatttatttacttttttttttctaCACAACTGCCAGTAAAGCTAACCTTCAAATCCTGTTCAGCCATCATTGCAGCTTGGACCTGGTTTCCACGGATCCCCTGT
Protein-coding regions in this window:
- the myoc gene encoding myocilin isoform X3; translated protein: MLAPCLLTLASFLLEAEGQMSSSFSRSLRRDGRCIYSFSVAGPAEDACSEPGEALAAVRELRSEREGQQRELAELADRLRLLESWVVRSQGQLSGQQGESLNILQRLQELERENRQLRAGHCPRIGRESRQASSWSFENRGFQELKSEITEIPASSLIQRSDPGGQDTAPDSSVGCGMLEWVGDPVTFQKADSILGKYGVWMKDPEPVPHHTRDTIWRINTVGTDVRLLYEYNDMDQFVKGHPSKVYVLPEPVESTGSVIYRGSLYYQKRKSRTLLRYEMKTETILVQKDLTNAGYQGVYPYSWGGYTDIDFAVDEMGLWVIYSTHQAQGAIVISKLDPKTLQKEQTWTTTIRRRSVANSFMICGILYTLNSYSNRHAIINFAYNTNTNTSKVMNIPFENRYRYNCMTDYNPAEKKILAWDNFNMVMYDIRLSKL
- the myoc gene encoding myocilin isoform X1 is translated as MLAPCLLTLASFLLEAEGQMSSSFSRSLRRDGRCIYSFSVAGPAEDACSEPGEALAAVRELRSEREGQQRELAELADRLRLLESWVVRSQGQLSGQQGESLNILQRLQELERENRQLRAGHCPRIGRESRQGAQSLTGSSSRQRTQPDGRASSWSFENRGFQELKSEITEIPASSLIQRSDPGGQDTAPDSSVGCGMLEWVGDPVTFQKADSILGKYGVWMKDPEPVPHHTRDTIWRINTVGTDVRLLYEYNDMDQFVKGHPSKVYVLPEPVESTGSVIYRGSLYYQKRKSRTLLRYEMKTETILVQKDLTNAGYQGVYPYSWGGYTDIDFAVDEMGLWVIYSTHQAQGAIVISKLDPKTLQKEQTWTTTIRRRSVANSFMICGILYTLNSYSNRHAIINFAYNTNTNTSKVMNIPFENRYRYNCMTDYNPAEKKILAWDNFNMVMYDIRLSKL
- the myoc gene encoding myocilin isoform X2 codes for the protein MLAPCLLTLASFLLEAEGQMSSSFSRSLRRDGRCIYSFSVAGPAEDACSEPGEALAAVRELRSEREGQQRELAELADRLRLLESWVVRSQGQLSGQQGESLNILQRLQELERENRQLRAGHCPRIGRESRQGAQSLTGSSSRQRTQPDGRASSWSFENRGFQELKSEITEIPASSLIQRSDPGGQDTAPDSSGCGMLEWVGDPVTFQKADSILGKYGVWMKDPEPVPHHTRDTIWRINTVGTDVRLLYEYNDMDQFVKGHPSKVYVLPEPVESTGSVIYRGSLYYQKRKSRTLLRYEMKTETILVQKDLTNAGYQGVYPYSWGGYTDIDFAVDEMGLWVIYSTHQAQGAIVISKLDPKTLQKEQTWTTTIRRRSVANSFMICGILYTLNSYSNRHAIINFAYNTNTNTSKVMNIPFENRYRYNCMTDYNPAEKKILAWDNFNMVMYDIRLSKL